The following are encoded in a window of Dioscorea cayenensis subsp. rotundata cultivar TDr96_F1 chromosome 16, TDr96_F1_v2_PseudoChromosome.rev07_lg8_w22 25.fasta, whole genome shotgun sequence genomic DNA:
- the LOC120278437 gene encoding uncharacterized protein LOC120278437, with product MEAYLEANDFWEADEDEYEVPKLPETLTLVQIKNPKEKKTRKSKAKAILFAVVSPEIFVRIMTMKSAFKVCNFLKSEYEGDERIRGMQVLNLIREFELVKMKDSETIKEYSNRLLSIANKVRLLGTKFPNSRLVQKVLVIIHERFEAIISF from the coding sequence ATGGAAGCTTATTTGGAGGCAAATGATTTTTGGGAAGCTGATGAGGACGAGTATGAAGTCCCTAAATTACCAGAAACCCTAACACTGGTACAAATCAAGAATCCTAAGGAGAAGAAGACAAGGAAGTCGAAGGCTAAAGCTATACTATTTGCTGTTGTGTCACCAGAAATCTTTGTTAGGATCATGACTATGAAATCTGCATTCAAGGTCTGTAATTTCCTCAAAAGTGAATATGAAGGAGATGAAAGAATTAGAGGGATGCAAGTTCTCAATCTGATAAGGGAATTTGAATTGGTGAAGATGAAGGATTCTGAGACTATCAAAGAGTATTCTAACAGATTACTCAGCATTGCCAACAAAGTAAGATTACTTGGCACTAAATTTCCTAATTCTAGATTAGTTCAGAAGGTTCTTGTAATTATTCATGAAAGATTTGAAGCCATTATATCCTTTTAA